The Flavobacteriales bacterium genomic interval TCTAAATATGGAGTTGATTTTGCGAGTAATCTTTCGATATTATATGGAGGCAGCTGTAAACCATCTAACTCTGGCGAGCTTTTTGCGAAATTAGACATTGATGGTGGCCTTATAGGAGGGGCATCGTTACAAAGCGAAGATTTCATGGGGATAATTGAAAGTTGTTCTGTGTAATCCTTAAATGGATTGATTGCGAGGATATAGATTCCTCCTTGTACTTATGAAGAAACATTACTACGTATTCTATTTAGCAATTCTGCTATCTTTTTTTCTGGGTGCTTTAAATGTACAAGGTCAGATTCAGGGAAAAACGCTGAGAAACTTCACCCATACGCAAGGAAAATATTTTGAAGAGCTCATGGGCTTGATGGAAATGATTGATAAAAAGAGAGCTAAGGAATTTGAAAAAGATTATCTGCTTTTCTGGAATTCACCACAAATAACGCCTGAGTGGAGAAAGAAAATATTCGTTACATCCGATAAAATGCTTAAAAAGAGGATGAAAGCATTTCCGGATATCGAGAATTATTTAATAATTACGAGGCATTACTTATCTAATTATAGCGGAGGTATTGATGATTTTGGGCAATGGCACCTTATTATGGAAGAGCTTCTAACAAAGAAGCATAATAAATACCGAGGTGCTACTATGCTTAAGATTGGAGCAAGTATTATAAAAGATAATACGATATATCAATCGAAATTTATTCATTGGAAGGCGTTTCCAAAGAACTTCCATTATGAGATGATTGATGAGCCTAGTATTGTTTTTGATACTTTGAAATTGATCTGTTATTCGAAGGGCGATAGTAGTGTGATATACAATACCGATGGGATATATTATCCTTTAAAGGGTCAGTTTGTTGGAAGAGGTGGAGAAATTAAATGGTATCGTGGTGGATTCGACCCAGAGAGAGTTTATGGATAGGTGTATGGCTATATATTCGAGTAAAGACTCCTAAATATGAGATAGATACGATTGCATTTTTCCATAAGAAGTATTTTGATGAACCTCTATTGGGAAGTTTTGTAGAGAAAATATTACCTAATATAACAACAGAGAGAGCGGTTTATCCCAAATTTGATTCGTTTAGTAAACGTTTGAAAATCGATAATATAATTGGCGATATAGATTATGATGGTGGTTTTTCAATGCACGGCTCAAAATTTATTGGATCTGGGTCTAAAAAGGAGGATGCACTAATATTATTTAGTAGAGAAGATGAGCTTTTCCTGAAGGTGGCTGCTAAGGCATTTATTATTCGACAAGATAAACTTACATCTAACTTGGCTTCAATCTCTTTTTATCATGGGAATGACTCCATATATCATCCTGGACTAACTTTTAAATACCTTAAAAAGGATAATAAAGTAACATTGTATAGATCATTAGAAGGGATTTCACGAACGCCTTTTTATGATTCCTTTCATAAGTTGGATATACATTGCGACAACGTTTTTTGGCATTTAGATGAGCCGAAAATTGACTTTAATATGCTAGAATCGGCCACCACATTCCCCGCGAAATTTGAATCGGCCAATTACTACAAAGAGTCGATATACTATAAAATACAAGGTATTCAGGATGTGAATCCATTGTATCGTCTTATGAAATTTTGCCAGAAAGAAGGTGTTACGGATTTTCCCGTTCAGAATTATGTAGATTTTCTTAGAATGGATCGAACAGAAGTTAGAGCTCAGCTCATGAATCTCTCGTTTCAAGGGTTCGTGCAATTCGATACCAAAAGAGATTACTTATACGTAAAGCAAAAAGTAACTGATTATGTGCATGCAAGAGCAGGGAAGATAGATTTTGATGTGATGCAAATAGGCTCAGTAATAAAGGGTAAGAATAATGCAAGTATCAATTTGTTAAATTTCGACCTTAATTTAAATGGGGTAATGCCAATAGCATTGAGTGATTCCCAGAGTGTATTGATTTTCCCAAGAGGAAAGAAAATAACGATGCACCAGAATAGAGACTTTGATTTTGCAGGATTAGTTAGATTACCTCGATTCGATTATTTTGGAAAAACCTATTCATTTATATATGATGAATTCAAATTGGAAATGCCAATAATTGATTCTCTTGTTCTGAGAGTACCAAGCTTTAAGCAAAACAAGAAAGGAAAAAAACCATTGGTAAAAGTTAGGACAGTAATTTCCGATATGAGTGGAGAGCTCTTAATTGACCGGCATGATAATAAATCGGGGAGGATAGATACGCTTGGTCAGTATCCCATATTTATAAGTAGTAAGAATTCTTATACATATTATGACAAAAAGAAAATCCAAAGAGGTGTTTATACACGAGACAAGTTTTATTTTGAACTAGATACGTTTTCAATTGATAGCTTGAATGATTTTAAAACAGAGAATTTATCTCTTAAAGGAACCTTTGTTTCGAAAGGTGTATTACCTGACATAAAACAGAATTTGGTATTAATGCCTGATTATTCTTTAGGTTTAATAACAGATACACCCGAAGAAGGTTTGCCTTTGTATGATGGGAAGGCAAACACTACTGGTCGAATAAGAATGAGTAACAAGGGGCTAACATGTGATGGTAACTTGAAATATATAGAATCGACTACCGTTTCACAGGAGTTCATTATTATGCCGGATTCAACTGTTGCGCATTCTACAACTAGTTTTAAAAACAATGAAATGGCTGGTGAGCCCCAATATCCCAACGTTGAAGCAACGGACATTTACTTGCGCTATGAGCCAGTAGCGGATTTTATGTCGGTTACGAAGAAGAAAGAAAAGATTAATATGTTTAAAGAGGTGAAGTTTGATGGAACTTTTACCTTAAACAGGCAAGAGTTGTTTGGTAACGGTAAAATTGACTTTTTTACATGTGTTATTGTTTCCAATAGGTTTGTGTTTAAACATCATGAAATACAGGCAGATACTTGTGATTTCTCCTTATCTGCAAAAGATTTTTCTGATTTAGAGGATTTTTCATTTTTTAGTAAAAATGTTAGCGCCGATATTAATTTCGAAACCATGGAAGCCCGTTTTCTCTCAAACGGATACGGTACATACTTTGATTTCCCTATTAATCAATACAAATGTTTCATGGATAGATTTGTTTGGTTTATGGATCGACAAGAACTTGAACTCGCAAAAGATGACATGAAATCGAAGGATTTGGCTTTTGAACAGCCTGCATTTGTATCCGTTCATCCCGAACAGGATTCTTTGAAGTTTGATGCTCCTTTCGCTAAGTATAGCATGAAAGATTTCATTATCAAGGCATCCGAGGTGCCACACGTGGATGCAGCCGACTCAAGAGTGTTTCCGGATAGTGGTAGAGTTAATGTTTTCCCAAGAGCAAAAATGGAAACATTAAAAAACTCAAGTGTTCTTACAAATACGGTAACGAAGTATCATAATTTTTATAAAACGAACATCGATATTATGGGAAGAAAGAACTTCAAAGGTGATGGATTCTATGATTATATAGACAAAACTAAAAACAAGCAAAGAATCTATTTTCATAATATTAGACAGGATAGTACGAAACAAACGTATGCTGAAGGTGAGATTAAAGATACCGCAGAGTTTACCCTTAGTCCTGCGTTTGGATATCATGGAATGGTAAATCTAGAAGCTAATGATAGGTCGCTTTATTTTAATGGTAGCTTTAAGTTGTTTAGTGAATGTGATTCTCTAAGTCAGACATGGATCGACTTTAGATCTGAAATAGATCCCAAGAAAATTTATATACCTATATCAAGTTCTCCTGTAGATAGTGGAGGTAAAGCCCTGTCTGTAGGACTTAACCTTACTAGAGATTCAACTTTTGCATATTCATCCTTTTTGTCTAGGCCATACAAAAAGGACGACATTAGTGTGATCTCGTCGGATGGGTTTTTGTTTTTCGATAAGAGTTCAAGAGAGTACCGTATATCTTCGCAAGAGAAATTAAATTTCCCCTCTACACCAGGAAACTGGGTTAGTTTGAAAAATAATAAATGTTATGTCTACCATGAAGGAAAACTTAATCTAGGAGTTGATTTAGGTGAGCTGAAAGTTGGAGTAGCGGGTAACTCAACACATAATTTAGAAACAGATGAGATTAAGCTTGATCTAATGATGGTTTTTAAATTTATGTTTAGTGATAACGCTTTGAAGCTTCTGTCGGGTGACCTTATTGAAGACGAAGGATTGAACTT includes:
- a CDS encoding triose-phosphate isomerase, whose amino-acid sequence is SKYGVDFASNLSILYGGSCKPSNSGELFAKLDIDGGLIGGASLQSEDFMGIIESCSV